In Candidatus Bathyarchaeia archaeon, the following are encoded in one genomic region:
- a CDS encoding enoyl-CoA hydratase-related protein — protein sequence MSKAYETVKIEREQSVLWIILNRPHRLNAFNDVLLEELADALDTAEKDPSIRCLVVTGEGDRAFSAGADVTMFPKATPAKAEEFSRFGQKVFGKIEEMSKPVIAAINGFALGGGLELALACDFRIAAEHAELGSPEILLGLIPGWGGTQRLVRIVGLAKAKEMVMLGVRLKADEALKAGLVHKIVHYEKLKDEVRAIAQKLAEGPPIAMKYAKHALNFGTQVPLDVGLRLESGLMGLSFSTEDLKEGVEAFMSRRKAEFKGK from the coding sequence TTGAGTAAAGCGTATGAAACCGTGAAAATAGAAAGAGAACAAAGCGTACTGTGGATTATACTCAACAGACCGCACAGACTAAACGCCTTCAACGATGTCCTCTTAGAAGAGCTGGCAGACGCCTTAGACACCGCAGAAAAAGACCCCTCAATAAGATGCCTCGTAGTAACCGGCGAGGGCGACAGAGCCTTCAGCGCAGGCGCAGACGTAACGATGTTTCCTAAAGCGACACCAGCAAAAGCCGAAGAATTCTCAAGATTCGGACAGAAAGTGTTCGGCAAAATCGAAGAAATGTCCAAACCAGTCATAGCCGCAATAAACGGCTTCGCACTAGGCGGCGGACTAGAACTAGCCCTAGCATGCGACTTCAGAATAGCCGCAGAACACGCAGAACTTGGAAGCCCAGAAATACTGTTAGGCTTAATTCCAGGCTGGGGTGGAACCCAACGTTTAGTGAGAATTGTTGGTTTGGCAAAAGCAAAGGAAATGGTGATGCTCGGCGTCAGATTGAAGGCTGATGAGGCGTTAAAGGCGGGTTTGGTTCACAAGATAGTTCACTACGAAAAATTGAAAGACGAAGTACGTGCAATAGCGCAGAAACTTGCTGAAGGACCACCAATAGCGATGAAATATGCAAAACACGCGCTGAACTTCGGAACGCAAGTGCCGTTGGATGTGGGATTACGGCTTGAGTCTGGACTTATGGGGCTGTCGTTTTCCACAGAAGACCTAAAAGAAGGCGTAGAAGCTTTCATGTCCCGAAGAAAGGCAGAGTTCAAAGGCAAATAA
- a CDS encoding caspase family protein translates to MKAKSMLLAGLLIFFFAFSLAPSAYAYSTVETAQKHNFSIDEAAVESQRAAARQVFTFTGTVSRNRDSTKHSFTVPSGTVKIEAKLQMPSSADFDLSMWDNLNRRTGGWTYSDHSVKTNIPNSVYSGYSVKPEWVNVTNPVTTGTWKVGCYAYSGSGTYTITVTVTTGASDTTPPTITITSPADGAVLTSSTVSVTWTGSDTGSGISYYETRIDSGSWINKGTSTSHIYTGVSSGTHTVDVRAWDNAGNSAIDSVTFSVNVASGVVKYAVIVGISDYKAISDLSYCDEDASDWYNHLVGAMDFDIVYVYGDGHAANYPKYDGLATEYAVKQALTNIVQSADSDDIICFISSGHGSGNGLGSSYLCMWDSGSGENGENGNLYDTELAAILDDAVAAKIFVFLDHCYSGGFGDNLMAMPNKAHVYLTTTCTANGYGYDEPSYQNGAWTYFFLEYSWINHYGANPNTSMETVFSYAHANYPYGGGDEPQQYDGDTAAAFYLT, encoded by the coding sequence ATGAAAGCTAAAAGTATGCTTTTAGCGGGGCTCCTAATATTCTTCTTTGCCTTTTCACTTGCACCCTCAGCATATGCTTATAGTACCGTTGAAACCGCACAAAAACATAATTTCTCAATTGACGAAGCTGCTGTGGAAAGCCAAAGGGCTGCCGCACGGCAAGTTTTTACCTTTACTGGCACAGTTAGCCGCAATAGAGACAGCACTAAACATTCGTTCACTGTTCCTTCTGGGACAGTGAAAATTGAGGCTAAGCTTCAAATGCCCAGTAGCGCGGATTTTGATTTGTCCATGTGGGACAATTTGAATCGTAGAACTGGCGGATGGACTTATAGCGACCATTCAGTCAAAACTAACATTCCCAACTCAGTCTATAGTGGTTATTCCGTGAAACCAGAGTGGGTGAATGTTACTAATCCCGTGACTACTGGCACGTGGAAAGTTGGTTGTTACGCGTATAGTGGTTCTGGAACATACACAATCACGGTTACTGTCACAACTGGCGCTTCAGACACGACTCCTCCCACCATAACAATAACTTCACCTGCAGACGGCGCCGTACTAACGAGCTCAACAGTCTCCGTTACATGGACGGGTTCAGACACTGGAAGCGGAATCAGCTACTACGAGACTCGAATCGACAGTGGTTCATGGATAAACAAAGGCACTTCTACAAGCCACATTTACACAGGTGTCTCCAGCGGCACCCACACGGTCGATGTGCGCGCATGGGACAACGCGGGAAATAGCGCCATAGATTCAGTTACCTTCAGCGTTAATGTTGCCAGTGGCGTAGTAAAATACGCGGTTATCGTTGGAATCAGCGACTACAAAGCCATTAGCGATCTCTCATATTGCGATGAAGATGCTTCCGACTGGTATAACCACTTGGTAGGCGCTATGGATTTTGACATCGTTTACGTTTACGGAGACGGACACGCCGCAAACTATCCAAAGTATGATGGATTAGCCACAGAATACGCCGTGAAACAAGCCCTAACAAACATCGTTCAAAGCGCGGACAGCGACGACATAATTTGCTTCATCTCTTCCGGTCACGGTTCAGGCAACGGTCTCGGCTCATCTTACCTTTGCATGTGGGACTCCGGCAGTGGAGAAAACGGCGAAAACGGCAACCTATACGACACGGAACTCGCCGCTATACTGGACGATGCAGTTGCCGCCAAAATCTTCGTGTTCCTCGACCACTGCTACAGCGGAGGATTCGGCGACAACCTAATGGCAATGCCAAACAAAGCACATGTCTATTTAACGACCACATGCACTGCAAACGGCTATGGCTATGACGAACCTTCATATCAGAACGGTGCTTGGACTTACTTCTTCTTGGAATATTCGTGGATAAACCATTATGGCGCTAATCCAAACACTTCAATGGAAACAGTCTTCAGTTATGCACATGCAAACTATCCATATGGCGGCGGTGACGAACCTCAACAATACGATGGAGACACTGCAGCCGCGTTCTACTTGACTTAG
- a CDS encoding EamA family transporter has protein sequence MDWLVLAILDAFFAALVAIFAKVGLQGVDSNVATAIRTIVMMVFTLGFVIAIGKGPQLTQLTSKDVFFIVLSGIAGAISWLLYFAALKLTDASKVAPIDRASVLFVLVLSALILGEKITLKTAMAGVLIFIGVLLLAI, from the coding sequence ATGGATTGGCTTGTCTTAGCGATTCTGGACGCATTTTTTGCTGCACTTGTGGCGATTTTTGCAAAGGTTGGGTTGCAAGGTGTTGATTCCAATGTTGCCACTGCAATAAGAACCATTGTTATGATGGTTTTTACGCTAGGCTTCGTAATAGCCATAGGTAAGGGTCCTCAACTAACGCAACTAACTAGTAAGGATGTGTTTTTCATAGTGCTTTCCGGAATAGCTGGCGCTATATCTTGGCTGCTCTATTTTGCCGCTTTAAAATTGACTGACGCTTCGAAAGTTGCGCCAATAGACAGAGCAAGCGTATTATTCGTGTTAGTCTTATCCGCCCTTATTCTAGGCGAAAAAATAACACTTAAAACGGCGATGGCTGGGGTCCTCATTTTCATTGGGGTTCTATTGCTTGCAATTTAA
- a CDS encoding acyl-CoA dehydrogenase family protein — MNFELTPEQCAILNAVREFCQKEFKPELSLELDKKEEYPMELYKKAAKLGFTSMFFPQEYGGQGCGLLETCLVIEEMCRADSSLGVAISSANFGSEFILVHGTKEQKEKYLPPICKGDFISAACFTEPNVSGSDITKMETTATKYGNEWWINGTKTFITNATLADFMVVLTQTDTKVRPTYRGETLFVVDKGTPGLETTKLHNKMGIRCSVTGEVKFDNVKVTDWNIIGELNKGFYYSMEFFDKTRVGVAAQALGMAQGAWEIAFKYSKQREAFGQPILQHELIGCGLAEAMTKIEAARSLTYRAAWLVDVGKMDPMATAMAKQYASRVAMEVTDFAIQVLGGYGYLGDYRVERYHRDAKITEIYEGTSEIQKLTVLKYLLRKF, encoded by the coding sequence ATGAATTTTGAACTAACACCCGAACAATGCGCAATCCTAAACGCAGTTAGAGAATTCTGCCAAAAAGAGTTCAAGCCAGAACTCTCCTTGGAGCTTGACAAAAAAGAAGAATACCCGATGGAACTTTACAAGAAAGCCGCCAAGCTCGGCTTCACGAGCATGTTCTTTCCGCAGGAGTATGGCGGACAAGGATGCGGACTGCTTGAGACATGTCTTGTCATTGAAGAAATGTGCCGAGCGGACTCTTCGTTAGGTGTAGCCATATCCAGCGCAAACTTCGGTAGCGAATTCATTCTTGTCCACGGCACGAAGGAACAGAAAGAAAAATACTTGCCGCCAATTTGTAAAGGCGACTTCATTTCCGCCGCGTGCTTTACAGAGCCAAACGTGAGCGGAAGCGACATAACAAAAATGGAAACCACAGCCACAAAATACGGAAACGAATGGTGGATAAACGGTACAAAAACCTTCATAACAAACGCCACACTAGCCGACTTCATGGTTGTTCTAACACAAACCGACACGAAAGTTAGACCAACATACAGAGGCGAAACCCTTTTCGTGGTTGACAAAGGCACGCCTGGACTGGAAACAACTAAACTGCACAATAAAATGGGGATTCGCTGTTCAGTGACAGGCGAAGTAAAATTCGACAATGTGAAAGTGACAGACTGGAACATAATTGGCGAACTCAACAAAGGATTCTACTATTCAATGGAATTCTTCGACAAAACACGCGTAGGCGTCGCAGCTCAAGCCCTAGGCATGGCACAAGGAGCATGGGAAATCGCCTTCAAATACTCCAAGCAACGCGAAGCCTTCGGACAACCAATACTACAGCACGAACTAATCGGCTGCGGACTAGCAGAAGCCATGACAAAAATCGAAGCCGCAAGAAGCTTAACCTACCGTGCAGCGTGGCTAGTTGACGTTGGAAAAATGGACCCAATGGCTACAGCAATGGCAAAACAGTACGCGAGCAGAGTAGCCATGGAAGTCACAGACTTCGCAATACAAGTCTTAGGCGGATACGGCTACTTAGGCGATTACCGCGTTGAGAGATATCACCGAGACGCAAAAATAACGGAAATCTACGAAGGAACAAGCGAAATCCAAAAACTAACAGTGCTCAAGTATCTACTCAGAAAATTCTAA
- a CDS encoding 3-hydroxyacyl-CoA dehydrogenase, whose translation MVAEKLRKAAVVGSGTMGHGIAELLAMAGYEVTMIDISDEFLTKAMEKIKWSLDKFVEKKRIRREDADATLARLHTTTSYEQAAKDIDLAIEAVPENMELKKKVFATLDSLAPPHAILASNTSTLSITEMGKATHRPDKVAGMHFFNPPHSMALVEVIKGENTNQETIDTLAELAKKLGKTPVIVRKDVRGFIVNRVLGAVFNEAFWAFKRGEATKEGIDASVKYTGGFPMGWFELADFVGLDIAYEVGKILYEAYGERMKPCAEVIDPLINEKKFGQKTGVGFYDWTKGRPRIPFNLLDEYDVERSWAVAVNEAAWLIHDDAANPQDIDTGMKLGTYWPSGPCEYADRTGLDVVLNKLKELYAKYNMEMYKPCPLLEEYVNSGRLGKKTGRGFY comes from the coding sequence TTGGTTGCTGAAAAATTGAGAAAAGCAGCGGTTGTCGGTTCTGGAACAATGGGTCACGGAATCGCTGAGCTTCTAGCCATGGCTGGCTACGAAGTCACCATGATAGACATCAGCGACGAATTCCTAACCAAAGCAATGGAAAAAATAAAGTGGAGCCTCGACAAGTTCGTTGAGAAAAAACGCATCCGACGCGAAGACGCCGACGCCACATTAGCGCGGTTGCATACAACAACCAGTTATGAACAAGCTGCAAAAGACATAGACTTAGCCATAGAAGCCGTGCCCGAAAACATGGAACTAAAAAAGAAAGTGTTCGCAACCCTTGATTCTCTTGCTCCACCACATGCCATACTAGCATCTAACACTTCAACCCTAAGCATCACTGAAATGGGAAAAGCCACACACCGCCCAGACAAAGTCGCTGGAATGCACTTCTTCAACCCGCCACACTCAATGGCGCTTGTTGAAGTCATCAAAGGCGAAAACACAAACCAAGAAACAATCGACACACTTGCGGAACTTGCCAAAAAACTTGGAAAAACACCCGTAATCGTCCGCAAAGACGTTAGAGGCTTCATAGTAAACCGCGTTTTAGGCGCAGTCTTCAACGAAGCTTTCTGGGCGTTTAAACGTGGCGAAGCAACAAAAGAAGGCATAGACGCTTCGGTGAAGTACACGGGCGGCTTTCCAATGGGCTGGTTTGAATTGGCAGATTTTGTTGGGCTTGACATTGCCTATGAGGTTGGAAAAATATTGTATGAGGCTTATGGAGAACGGATGAAACCATGCGCCGAAGTAATCGACCCGCTTATTAATGAGAAAAAGTTTGGACAAAAAACGGGCGTTGGCTTTTACGATTGGACGAAAGGCAGACCGCGAATACCCTTCAATTTGCTTGACGAGTACGATGTTGAAAGGTCATGGGCAGTAGCCGTAAACGAAGCCGCATGGCTAATACACGACGACGCAGCAAACCCACAAGACATTGACACTGGAATGAAACTTGGCACTTACTGGCCTTCTGGACCATGCGAATACGCGGACAGAACCGGCTTGGATGTGGTGCTAAACAAGCTTAAGGAGCTCTACGCCAAGTATAACATGGAAATGTATAAGCCGTGCCCGCTGCTTGAAGAGTACGTGAACAGTGGAAGATTAGGAAAGAAAACTGGAAGGGGGTTCTACTAA
- a CDS encoding acyl-CoA dehydrogenase family protein translates to MEFKLNEEQLEIKRAAREFAEKELTPELALEFDQKEEFPMALYKKAAQLGFTSMRIPTQYDGQGYGVLEDCIVVEELCRVDPGLGVAISLGNLMIPDVLLKHGSEEQKAKVIPPLARGEKIAAAAFTEPEHGSDITRMNSTAVKAGSEWVINGAKEFITNAPIADYFILLCQTDPNAQPSHRGQSLFLAEKGMPGLEATKLHGKMGIKPAVTGSLSMSDLRVPEANLVGELNKGFYYTLELFDGTRITVAAQAVGMAQGAFEKALAYAKTRKQFGQPIFNFQGVSFKLAEMAIKIEAARLMTYKAAWLYDKEKPNPVATSMAKAYASRVAMEVTDDAIQIFGGYGYLADYHVERFHRCAKITEIYEGTSEIQKLTITNYLQKQP, encoded by the coding sequence ATGGAATTCAAACTAAACGAGGAACAATTAGAAATCAAGCGTGCAGCCCGCGAATTTGCAGAAAAAGAACTCACGCCAGAACTTGCCCTAGAATTTGACCAGAAAGAAGAGTTTCCAATGGCTCTTTACAAGAAAGCCGCTCAACTGGGCTTTACAAGCATGCGTATACCAACGCAGTATGACGGTCAAGGCTACGGCGTACTTGAAGACTGCATCGTGGTTGAGGAACTGTGCCGTGTTGACCCAGGCTTAGGCGTTGCAATATCATTAGGCAACTTGATGATTCCCGACGTGTTGCTAAAGCATGGCAGCGAAGAGCAAAAAGCAAAGGTTATTCCGCCTTTGGCGAGAGGCGAGAAAATCGCAGCAGCAGCGTTCACTGAGCCCGAGCATGGAAGCGACATCACACGCATGAACTCGACAGCCGTCAAAGCTGGAAGCGAATGGGTAATTAACGGCGCAAAAGAATTCATAACTAACGCTCCAATCGCCGACTACTTCATACTATTATGCCAAACTGACCCAAACGCACAACCTTCACATCGTGGACAAAGCCTTTTCCTAGCCGAAAAAGGCATGCCAGGCTTGGAAGCCACTAAACTGCATGGGAAGATGGGCATAAAACCCGCAGTGACCGGCTCGTTGTCTATGAGTGACCTGCGAGTGCCAGAGGCGAATCTTGTTGGCGAATTAAACAAGGGCTTCTATTACACGCTGGAGCTTTTCGACGGAACCCGCATTACAGTTGCGGCTCAAGCGGTTGGCATGGCGCAGGGCGCATTCGAAAAGGCGTTGGCTTACGCTAAGACGCGGAAACAGTTTGGACAGCCAATTTTCAACTTTCAAGGAGTTTCGTTCAAACTGGCGGAGATGGCAATCAAAATTGAAGCGGCACGGTTGATGACGTATAAGGCGGCGTGGCTTTATGACAAGGAAAAACCCAATCCAGTCGCAACCAGCATGGCAAAAGCGTACGCAAGCCGCGTGGCAATGGAAGTCACAGACGACGCCATACAAATTTTCGGCGGATACGGCTACTTAGCAGATTACCATGTAGAACGCTTCCACCGCTGCGCAAAAATCACGGAAATCTACGAAGGAACAAGTGAAATCCAAAAATTAACAATAACTAACTACCTACAAAAACAACCCTAA
- a CDS encoding electron transfer flavoprotein subunit alpha/FixB family protein: MAKIFVLAEHRQGQIRDITFELLTKARELAEKTNAELCAVILGKNVQEHAKALAEYAKTVITVEDPKLENFNSEAYKRILSKLIVEHKPSLVILGHTSYGVELAPRLAAALNTPLATDIIDIAFEGDTLAVTRQMYGGKVNVKAVLRKADTYMVTVRQATFTPKKPEPPANGQIITVPSPLTEEISEKRFLQYVLPPPGGVDITAAEKLVGIGRGIKDQANMPLMEDLAKTLGAVLACSRPIVDKGWLPNDRQVGSSGKTVKPKLYLALGISGAFQHVLGMKSSDLIIAVNKDPKAPIFSFADYGVVEDLFKIVPSLKNKINEAKAQKT; the protein is encoded by the coding sequence ATGGCGAAAATTTTCGTTTTAGCCGAACACCGCCAAGGACAAATAAGAGACATAACTTTCGAACTACTCACCAAAGCCCGCGAACTCGCAGAAAAAACAAACGCCGAACTATGCGCAGTCATACTTGGCAAAAATGTTCAAGAACACGCTAAGGCACTGGCGGAATACGCAAAAACAGTCATAACAGTCGAAGACCCAAAACTTGAAAACTTCAACTCCGAAGCTTACAAGCGAATCTTATCGAAACTTATCGTTGAACACAAGCCTTCACTCGTCATTTTGGGACACACAAGCTATGGCGTCGAACTCGCCCCACGATTAGCCGCAGCATTAAACACGCCGCTCGCGACAGACATCATAGACATCGCGTTCGAAGGCGACACACTAGCAGTAACGCGTCAAATGTACGGCGGCAAAGTCAACGTCAAAGCAGTATTACGCAAAGCAGACACCTACATGGTTACCGTTCGCCAAGCAACCTTCACACCCAAAAAACCAGAACCGCCAGCAAACGGACAAATAATCACCGTGCCATCGCCACTCACAGAAGAAATCAGTGAAAAACGCTTCTTACAATACGTTTTGCCACCGCCCGGCGGAGTAGATATAACCGCAGCCGAAAAGCTCGTGGGCATAGGACGCGGAATAAAAGACCAAGCGAACATGCCCCTCATGGAAGACCTCGCAAAAACATTAGGCGCGGTTCTCGCATGTTCACGCCCAATCGTTGACAAAGGCTGGCTTCCAAACGACCGGCAAGTTGGCAGTTCAGGCAAAACAGTCAAACCAAAACTTTACCTTGCCCTCGGCATCAGCGGCGCCTTCCAACACGTGCTCGGCATGAAAAGCAGCGACTTGATAATCGCAGTGAACAAGGACCCCAAAGCGCCCATCTTCAGCTTCGCAGACTACGGCGTAGTCGAAGACCTGTTCAAGATTGTGCCTTCTTTGAAAAACAAGATTAATGAGGCTAAAGCGCAGAAGACATAA
- a CDS encoding electron transfer flavoprotein subunit beta/FixA family protein, which produces MDIIVCVKHVPETAEAELKIDSSGKTIDKAGLVFDINEWDDYALEEAVRIKERFGGTVTAITIGPQDSESTLRKCLARGADKAIRLTDPKFEGSDAYATAKILHSVIKTLHYDLILLGAQAGDTGNAATGPILAEMLNIPHATMVKKIELGSGIAKVNRELEGGLEEQLEIRLPALFAVSTGINEPRYVSIMGIRKAMQKEIKVLSLADTGLAETDVGIAGSWLNIERLYVPPVEKQAEFLKGTPDEIAAKLVEIIKSKGLI; this is translated from the coding sequence TTGGACATAATTGTTTGTGTTAAGCATGTTCCGGAAACAGCAGAGGCAGAACTAAAAATTGATTCTAGCGGTAAGACAATAGACAAGGCTGGTTTAGTCTTTGACATTAACGAGTGGGACGACTACGCATTAGAAGAAGCAGTGCGCATAAAAGAGAGATTCGGCGGAACCGTAACCGCCATAACCATCGGTCCACAAGACAGCGAATCCACGCTAAGAAAATGCTTAGCCCGCGGAGCAGACAAAGCCATACGCTTAACAGACCCAAAATTTGAAGGCTCAGACGCCTACGCCACAGCCAAAATATTACACAGCGTAATCAAAACCTTACATTACGACCTAATCCTTCTTGGCGCGCAAGCAGGCGACACAGGCAACGCTGCAACTGGACCAATACTCGCTGAAATGTTGAACATTCCACACGCAACCATGGTAAAAAAAATCGAGTTAGGCTCTGGCATTGCGAAAGTAAACCGTGAACTCGAAGGAGGCTTAGAAGAACAGTTAGAAATTCGCTTACCAGCGCTATTTGCCGTATCTACGGGCATAAACGAACCCCGCTACGTCAGCATAATGGGTATCCGCAAAGCCATGCAAAAAGAAATCAAAGTTCTAAGCCTAGCAGACACGGGACTAGCCGAAACAGACGTTGGCATCGCAGGCTCATGGCTAAACATTGAGAGGCTTTATGTGCCGCCAGTTGAAAAACAAGCAGAATTCCTCAAAGGCACACCAGACGAAATCGCAGCCAAACTTGTAGAAATAATCAAATCAAAGGGGCTGATTTAA
- a CDS encoding type II toxin-antitoxin system VapC family toxin has translation MLDSNILVKLVTNEPNSKEARATITTLLKKGYTLHTVDIALAESLSALWKHAKIHKDLKPEETKQAIQDLTRIYDKIDILTTREIAEETTDIALTQNITVYDALYIAATQKLNATLYTADQKLHNIANKITNTKLLKT, from the coding sequence ATCCTCGACTCCAACATCCTCGTAAAACTCGTCACAAACGAACCAAACTCCAAAGAAGCCCGGGCAACCATAACAACATTACTCAAAAAAGGCTACACTCTACACACTGTAGATATAGCACTAGCCGAAAGCCTAAGCGCATTATGGAAACACGCAAAAATACACAAAGATCTAAAACCTGAAGAAACAAAACAGGCAATACAAGACTTGACAAGAATATACGACAAGATAGACATTCTCACCACCCGCGAAATCGCCGAAGAAACCACAGATATAGCCTTAACCCAAAACATAACAGTCTACGACGCACTATACATAGCAGCAACCCAAAAATTAAATGCCACCCTATACACAGCTGACCAAAAACTACACAACATCGCAAACAAAATCACAAACACAAAACTACTAAAAACATAA
- a CDS encoding C-GCAxxG-C-C family protein, producing the protein MSTKNTIINKALHYFNVEGWNCAESVYMAIFREYYKIDVTPKTVTAFGGGIARTGSICGAVNVAIMGISQKYGRTSPKQPFIRTQRPVFQFLNRILDQYGSLSCAKLKQSQHDKLEGKIREEDAKENLCTPLIKTVIETFLAITENNKQTQTY; encoded by the coding sequence ATGTCAACCAAAAACACCATCATAAACAAAGCCCTACACTACTTCAACGTAGAAGGCTGGAACTGCGCAGAATCCGTTTACATGGCAATCTTCCGCGAATACTACAAAATAGACGTCACACCAAAAACCGTCACCGCTTTTGGCGGCGGCATCGCCAGAACAGGTAGCATTTGCGGAGCAGTAAACGTTGCCATAATGGGCATAAGCCAAAAATACGGCAGAACCAGCCCGAAACAACCTTTTATTCGCACACAACGTCCAGTTTTCCAGTTTCTCAACAGAATCCTTGATCAATACGGTTCCTTAAGCTGCGCTAAACTAAAACAGTCCCAACATGACAAGTTGGAAGGCAAAATCCGTGAAGAAGACGCAAAAGAAAACCTCTGCACGCCACTAATAAAAACAGTAATCGAAACCTTCCTAGCCATAACTGAAAACAACAAGCAAACACAAACATATTAG
- a CDS encoding DUF996 domain-containing protein, whose product MALETTKILGGIGAVLMLVSPIGMHTGIVGIAGVILVLIALSRLAHHYNEPGIFNNAIYGIITAIAGAAISLGIILIAAFDLFRTLGLDVSWTDPTIFQRIDWPKLFKWETFAPYIIVIALSLVMLFILFVVASTFIRRSFNILGEKTGIHAFKTAGFLIFLGAILTIIGVGLLIMWIALIFLAIGFFSIKTT is encoded by the coding sequence ATGGCGTTAGAAACAACAAAAATCTTAGGTGGAATAGGCGCAGTACTCATGCTCGTCTCACCCATAGGCATGCACACAGGTATAGTAGGCATAGCAGGCGTAATCCTCGTTTTAATAGCCCTAAGCAGACTCGCACACCACTACAACGAACCAGGCATATTTAACAACGCCATCTATGGAATAATCACCGCAATAGCCGGAGCGGCAATATCCCTCGGCATCATACTCATAGCTGCATTCGACCTATTTAGAACACTTGGACTCGACGTCAGCTGGACAGACCCGACAATATTCCAAAGAATAGACTGGCCAAAACTCTTCAAGTGGGAAACCTTCGCACCATACATCATCGTCATAGCCCTCAGCCTAGTAATGCTCTTCATACTATTCGTAGTCGCATCAACCTTCATCAGAAGGTCATTCAACATCCTCGGCGAAAAAACAGGCATACACGCCTTCAAAACCGCAGGATTCCTAATCTTCCTCGGCGCAATACTAACAATAATCGGCGTAGGCTTACTCATAATGTGGATAGCCTTAATATTCCTCGCAATAGGCTTCTTCTCAATAAAAACAACCTAA
- a CDS encoding PHP domain-containing protein, producing the protein MKTLIRVDLHVHTNYSADSTINPKTLIDQLNAHPTIKAVAITDHNTTEGYNHAKQLASAYPDILIIPAAEITTTQGDIIILGTAELPSKPWTPQNITNYAKQNNAITIAAHPYRTYGLGENTKNYQIDAIETLNGTSPTHINKMAENLAKTLNLPGVAGSDAHNTDELWTVYTEIQAPPDINEILKAIKNGKVKTAYAPKSIHF; encoded by the coding sequence ATGAAAACCTTGATACGCGTAGACTTGCATGTCCACACTAACTATTCGGCAGATTCCACAATCAACCCCAAAACCCTAATAGACCAACTAAACGCACACCCAACAATCAAAGCCGTAGCCATAACAGACCACAACACAACAGAAGGCTACAACCACGCAAAACAACTCGCATCCGCATACCCAGACATACTCATAATCCCAGCAGCAGAAATAACCACAACACAAGGCGACATAATAATCCTAGGCACAGCAGAACTCCCATCAAAACCATGGACACCACAAAACATCACAAACTACGCAAAACAAAACAACGCCATAACAATCGCAGCCCACCCATACCGCACATACGGATTAGGCGAAAACACAAAAAACTACCAAATAGACGCCATAGAAACCCTAAACGGCACATCACCCACACACATAAACAAAATGGCAGAAAACCTCGCAAAAACACTAAACCTACCAGGCGTTGCAGGAAGCGACGCACACAACACAGACGAACTATGGACAGTTTACACAGAAATCCAAGCACCACCAGACATAAACGAAATCCTAAAAGCAATAAAAAACGGCAAAGTCAAAACCGCATACGCCCCAAAGTCAATACATTTTTAA